From one Lycium ferocissimum isolate CSIRO_LF1 chromosome 5, AGI_CSIRO_Lferr_CH_V1, whole genome shotgun sequence genomic stretch:
- the LOC132055774 gene encoding small ribosomal subunit protein mL104 (rPPR9), with amino-acid sequence MRRITSPLTRLHLRTLFHRCISSSSATNQTQHLHLSLPQQQPLSKPHFFTSPFSTTFRSFSSSQNDDLEETNAHSLSSELVKELDAESLSIPQRLDLSFSHVPVTPSLILTTLNLSPEAGRTVLGFFNWVKSKQSFNLDDEVMSYFVDYFGRRKDFKAVHDVLRDGVGINGRKTLECMVDRLVRAGRTTQTVTFFENMEKDYGFVRDLDSLKLVVSRLCEHGFASYAEKMVKSLANEFFPDEYICDMLIRGWCIDGKLDEAQRLAGEMYRGGFEIGTSAYNAILDCVCKLCRKKDPFRLQNEAENVLLEMEEKGVPRDVETFNVLITNLCKIRKTEDALNLFYRMGEWGCNPDETTFLTLIRSLYQAARVGEGDEMIDRMKSAGFGDALDKKAYYEFLKILCGIERIDHALSVFAKMKEDGCKPGLKTYDLLMGRLVAHNRVDKANALYKEAESNGLAVEPKAYMVHPRFAKKKPTAVKKEKKRLTLPEKMARKRTKLKKIRLSFVKKPKKMARRAF; translated from the coding sequence ATGCGTCGAATCACGTCGCCGTTAACACGGCTCCACCTCCGTACACTCTTCCATCGTTGCATTTCTTCATCATCAGCAACCAATCAAACCCAGCACCTTCACCTTTCCCTTCCCCAACAACAACCCCTTTCCAAACCCCACTTTTTTACTTCACCATTTTCCACCACTTTCAGATCCTTCTCTTCTTCCCAAAATGATGATCTTGAAGAAACTAATGCTCACTCACTTTCTTCTGAGCTTGTTAAGGAACTTGATGCTGAATCTTTATCCATTCCGCAAAGACTCGATCTTTCTTTCTCCCATGTACCTGTAACGCCTTCCTTAATCCTTACCACACTCAATCTTTCACCTGAAGCAGGCAGAACGGTTCTTGGGTTTTTTAATTGGGTTAAGTCTAAGCAAAGTTTCAATCTTGATGATGAGGTTATGTCTTATTTTGTTGATTACTTTGGGAGGAGAAAGGATTTTAAAGCTGTTCATGATGTACTTCGTGATGGGGTTGGGATTAATGGAAGGAAGACGTTAGAATGTATGGTTGATAGACTTGTAAGGGCTGGGAGAACTACTCAAACAGTGACTTTTTTcgaaaatatggagaaagattATGGGTTTGTTAGGGATTTGGATTCTTTGAAGTTGGTTGTGTCTAGGTTGTGTGAACATGGTTTTGCTAGCTATGCTGAGAAAATGGTGAAGAGTTTGGCGAATGAGTTCTTTCCGGatgaatatatatgtgatatgttgatTAGGGGTTGGTGTATTGATGGGAAACTTGACGAGGCACAGCGGTTAGCTGGGGAGATGTATAGAGGTGGGTTTGAGATTGGGACGTCTGCGTATAATGCTATTCTTGATTGTGTTTGCAAGTTGTGTAGGAAGAAGGATCCTTTCCGGCTTCAAAACGAGGCGGAGAATGTGTTGCTAGAAATGGAGGAGAAGGGTGTTCCAAGAGATGTGGAAACGTTTAATGTTTTGATTACTAACTTATGTAAGATCAGGAAAACGGAGGATGCTTTGAATCTGTTTTATAGGATGGGGGAGTGGGGTTGTAATCCCGATGAGACGACATTTCTCACTCTTATTAGGAGCTTGTACCAGGCTGCTAGAGTTGGAGAGGGTGATGAAATGATCGATAGGATGAAATCAGCTGGATTTGGGGATGCGCTTGATAAGAAGGCAtattatgagtttttgaaaatattatgTGGGATTGAAAGAATCGATCATGCTTTGAGTGTCTTTGCTAAGATGAAAGAAGATGGTTGCAAGCCGGGGTTAAAGACATACGACTTGTTGATGGGAAGGCTGGTTGCTCATAATCGTGTTGACAAAGCAAATGCACTTTATAAGGAAGCCGAGAGCAATGGGTTGGCAGTTGAGCCAAAGGCCTATATGGTCCATCCTAGATTTGCAAAGAAGAAACCTACTGCtgtgaagaaggagaagaagcgGTTGACATTGCCTGAGAAAATGGCTAGAAAGAGGACaaagctaaagaaaatccgCCTAAGTTTTGTGAAGAAGCCTAAGAAAATGGCCCGCCGAGCATTTTAA